The following nucleotide sequence is from Candidatus Poribacteria bacterium.
GCATTCTTTTTCGACTTTACGCGATGGGTGGTTTATCGTGCATGCGGAAGACGGCGTTTAGACCTTCCGCTAATATGTCCTGGGTTGTCATACCGGTTTCTGCGCCGAGGACTTTCAGCTGTTGGTAGACATCGGGTGGAAAATAGCCGCCGATGTGTTTCTTTTTCGCTTTCGCGGTAGGCTTCGGCTGAGGCTCAACGACTTGGAGTTCAGGTTTCGGTTGCAGTGCGTTTTCATCTACTTTAAAAGCATCTGCGAGATTCGTTTTCTTCGGCATTCTATACTCCCATTTCCGCTGATATGTACGTGTAAAGGTCTCTGATCTCACGACTCGCTTTTCCGCGCGGTTCGTACTCCTGTGCTGTGAGTCCGGCGTTATAGGAATCGACAAACGCGACACGGTCACCGACATCACACGGTGCGCAGGGCACGTCAAACGGTTTGACGGCTTCACGCGCTTGCTCCGCCCGATCGCCTCTTGGCGGAACAGCGTTAAAGACGATCCGTGCGGGCACGTTGGCGAGACGGATGACATTGATTGTTGAGGTAATCGCCTGTAGATCGATCAATGCCGGCTTACAGGGTATCAACGCCATTTGTGCGGCGTTTGCGGCATCCAGGGCTGCCGTCTCGGTATGCGGTGCGGTATCCAAAATTGCGAGTGTCGCGCCGCCGGCTTTGGCACGGTCTAAAACTTCCGGCAATCGCGATGCGGGTGCGGTTACGACGAAAGGTGTGTCGCCTTGGCGATGGTCGTTCCATTTCGCCGCGGATGCTTGCGGATCAAGATCAATAAGAATGGTCGTATGCCCGGCGCGTTCAGCGGCGACGGCAAGGTGAATCGCGAGGGTTGTTTTGCCGGTGCCACCTTTCCGGGAAAGGACGGCTAAGGTCTTCATAGTATTATCTCCATTCTGCAGGGTTGCAACCTTGCAGGATTTCAAGATTGATGGATTGCAATGTTGCAGGATTTCAAACCTGCATGGAGATAAAACGTTAGCTTTGCGGGTTCGGTTTCAAGACCAGAGCCATTCAATTTTATTTAAGAAATTGTCTTTTTTTCCAGGATCCGGTGCGAAATGCTGCGACAGGCTGCGAAATGCTGCGAATTTTTCAGCGTTTTTTAAAAAACATAATATATATGAAGTATTAACACCTGCGAAAAGGACAACACCAAAAACGGACAGCGGTGGACATCCACAGTTGTTATCGGTTGGGTTTCCATTTGCGCTCCTTTTGGGTTTGGGTGCGTTTGAGTGCCTTCTGGAACCTTTCTTGTCCGAGTGCCTTGATTTTGGCGATGGCGTGCTGGACGGCTTCATCGCGCGATGTTGTCGGCGGTATCTCGATGGAGCTGCCAGTGGTCTGTTCGGAGACAAACCACTGGTCTTCCCGGAAATGACCGGGCAAACGGTGTACGACGATAGATGCCCAGTCTAAGTCTGTCCCGTCGACGCGGTATGCTGGCGAGACTTTCTGCTGGTAATGGTAGAACCCTTCCTTGAGGGAAATTTGGAAGTCGATTTCTTGATAGGTAAACGCTGGCATTCTATAAACTTCTCCGGTGCTTGCAACCTTGATATATTGAATACGTGCAATCCTTCAATCCTGCAACCTTGCAACCTTGCAGGATTTCAATCAGTTTTGTACACAACTCGGTTCCAATCGGTAGCCTGCTACGGATACCGGCTTGCGTTCCGCCATGTCGGAAAAGACGGACATCGCGAACCCGTGCAGATGCTCATGGATCCGGTTATAGATGGCGGGTGTGAGGAGTACCGCGACCACCTTCATATCGCGGACGGCTATTGTCCTGAAATGCGGGATCAGATCATCGGGGTGCCAACTCTCAAAGGGACCACCACGTTGCACCAGTTTCAAGGCGATAGGGTTGGCATGCCGTTCTGGGACATCAAATAACTCGACGGTTTTATAGTCGATTGGCGGATGTTCTTTAGGCACTTTACAAGATTTCTGCCATTGACAGATCGCCGCGGTATGCGCATCTGCCTGTGCTTTCAATCCTCTCGATTTCCATTTTGGACAGGTATCCATGTGTGAGCCGTTCTTCTGGGGAGTGCCTGCCTCGTCGAAAGATACATCGTAAGGGTGTTTCTTGCCGAACATGTACCCCCACAAGATTACCTCTCGGCAGTACTTGCACCGTCCGATATCCTTTTTATGGTATCCGAGCTCGGTCGGCTTAGCACTCATGGTCTACCTCCCATAAATCTGTTCAAGCCACACCTTCATCTGTTGCGTTTTCTGTCCGATGCCACCGGAGGCTTCCATCGTGGAGATCAAGTTTCCCCAATGGAAATCCGCCAGCGTCCGCATGTAGCGTTTGCCCAAGTTAATGAACACCTGGTCATACTGCTGAACCGTTACAATTTCTTTGAGGCGTTCTTGTACAAAGGGTCTGAGTTCGTCGGCGCGTGCAGCTGTCATTTTCTGCTCGTAGTTCAGGATAGGTTCACGCCATTGCAGCAACCCGTACCTCGCTGAAATAATCAGCACATCAAGGTTATCAGGAAAACGTCCCTCACGATAGAGTTTCCGCAGACAACGGTAGGTGGGACCATCATAGCGGTACATCGCATAAAGAGTTTGAGATGGATGCGTTGAGACTTTGCGTTGGGAGCAGCCGATGATGAGCAATGCCTTGGTCATATCAGTTTTATTCCTCTTTATCTGTCTCGGTTTCTATCGAAATGATTTCGTCAACGCCGGCGCATTCTCCGCAGGCGAACGGTTCACCGGATTCAGCGCGCCAGCGGGTCATGGCATCGGCGATCTCGTTGGAGACTTCAAACATCTCGTTGCATGCGGCACATTGTAGCCATGTTGTCATCGGGTTAACCTTTTTACGTCTCTTATCGAGATTTGAACGCTTTCTGTTCCATTACGATTGACAAACCATTTTAAATCAAAATAGGGGCTTCTATCGAGAGCGTGCAACTCTTGATAGCATTCTCTGAGGTTAATCCCGCTTCGGATCGCTATAGCGGTTACCAATTCTTTTTTGTTTACTTCTATGGAGATGCAAGACTTTTGAATAAACGGCAGCTCGGAAATCTCTTTGAGCGTCATATCCCATTCTGAATTCATACGGCTATGCCTCCTCTACCTGCACCCCTGCTTTCTTCAGTGTTTCTATCAACGCGTCTCTATCGTGGGTTGCAGGAACGATACCGAGGACACCTCGCCACCCGATTGGTTTGATCGTGTGCCCGTTTTTGAGGCTCGTCATTTCTACATAATATAAGTAGTCGCCCTCATACCCTTGGATCACATTTGAGATGAGGACCCCTGCCGGATACATTTGTCTCAATTTCTGGTTGCGCAATGCAACAGCTATGCCTCGCATCTTTATCTCCTTTTACGACACATAAGACACAAACTGGAAAGTTTGTGCTACATGTCTCCTTTATGGAGCGGTGTATCCAAAACAACCCATGCCCGCGGGTCACGTTTTGGGAACGGGAACGGATTGTCAAACGCTACAGGATCGCTGATATGGATAAGCGTGGCGTGCTTGGCGGTCAACCATTTATCAGGCGGCCGATGCATCAAAGCAGATAGCGACGAAAAAATCTGTTCACGATATTCCTTATAGAATAGATCGCATATCTGACCGTCCGTCAAGTGCTCATAAGTTTCTACCTTCTCGACTGTGAACATGCCTTTCACGAGTCCGCTGCTCTCCTTGAGATAGACAGTATCACCGGCATGGACTTTGCCGAATGGCGCACAGCGTACTTTCGTGAAACGGCTCTCAATGGTTTTTGATCCGTCGAGGATGAGTTCTATCCAGCCTGGACTTAGAATTGCGAGATGGTATTTCATTTATCAACTTCCTTGGGATCGTCAAGTGTAGCGTTGGTGTCGATTTCGGGTGCGTCCGGGAAAACCAAACGCCTGTAAGCGATGAGCTGCTCAATAAAATCGGTGAGTAGCACAGGCTCACGGAACGTAAAACGCGAAGCGAATTGCGCGCCCGGCACCTTGCAGTAGAGTTGCACCTCGCTCGGTGTATCTCCTTCACCGGTGGCGGCGATACTGATACCGTTTCCGATCGGGAGTGCTTCGGGATTGTCAAAGTGGTGTTTCTCAACGGTACTCTTACCGTTCCCGTTATATTTGCTCATATTTTTAACTTTCCTTGCGGTTTGTTGAGAGCGGGTTGAATAACTAACGTTCCTCTTGTTAACTGATAACTGAAAGCGCAGCGTACTGACAACTGTTAACTATCTCCGCGGGCAGATGAGGATCCGGTCTTGGGATGCGCCGAGCTGTTTGCCGTTGTCCTGTAGTCGGAAACCCTGTTTTTTTACATGCACGCCGGCAGGACTGTTCCATATCCGCAGGAAAACCGCTGTAGGCGACACCCAACACTCGCCGGACGGTGTGATCCCGCCTTCAGAGAAAAGTTTCATATTCCGGTATCCGTTAAAATCGGTATGAAGGTTTTCAGCGTGCATGGTATCCGTTCCTGTAGAAGATTGCACAGGAAACCAACGGTCTCCTATGCTACAAAATATGCGAGTAAAATTCCCATAGTGTCACCCAAAATTCCCATAGTGTCACCCAAAATTCCCATAGTGTCACCCCGTTATTTTTAATAAGTATTTTAACCCTTGTATTTACTGGGTTCGTGAAAAGCGCGAATTTGGCTATATAAGTACTCTTTAAAAAGAAATTAATTAATAAAAGGATCGCGCGACCAACAAGTATTTAAGAGAAAAGCGCGGATTCGACAACACGTTTAGCGTCGATAGCGCGCTCAAAATCCCGAAGTATAGCACTGGGCATCACTTGGTGTTTCTCATATTCAGAGATAGTTTTCCACATCCCGCCGCGTTGTTTCCTTTCGATTTCACCTGTTTCGAGGCCACACCGATACTGCTGATTATCGGAATACCAGTACTCGCCATCTGTTTCAAGGGATCTGCCGCCTGCCCATTCTTGTCGTTTCTGTGTTTGGGACTGAACTGGACGCAGGAACGGTTTTGGGTAGAGTTGGAACACAGCGGCTTTTGACTTCGGTGTGAGCCGTTGCAGCATGCCGGCTTGTGCGAGTTCGGTGATAATCTTTTGAAAGCCGGCGTTCTTCACACGGCACCTTTTTGAGAGCTCCAGGAGCGTCGCCTTTTCTGTTTGTCCTGCTGTATCCTCGTGTGCTTTCCAGTTTGATCGGAGCTTCAACACGATCCAGACGAGTGCGGCTTTCCATGAAATATCGCCATCGAAACACCGTTCAAGCGGACCGCCGGGACCGCGCGGCACAGCGAACTTCAAGGGTTTACCGTCTTGGTCAACAGGTACGTCCTCGGGATCACAGAGATGATGCCGAATCCGATAGCGATAGCCGGATGGATTGTCTTCGTCTATGGTTTCGATCCAACCCTTGTTTTTCAGACTGGTTAATGTCTTCAAGACATAACTTCTTGACATTCCGCTGCCAAACAACTTTGACAGGTAGGGTCCCGACATGCACCACGTTGCCCCTGAATTCCAAGTGCTGCCGTGGTTAAGGCAGAGATACATCATTGCTTCGGCACTTGTCAGCCTACCGTCTCGCAGTTCCCATAAGACAGAGAATTGCCCGCGCGGCACTGGCATCGTGTCCGCCTCGAACTCGTACGGAATTGGATAAAGCCCTCCGAGTGGGAGGAATATCTGTTGGCTCATCAAAAAGCAACTTTCTACTGCCGATGTACAACAATATAAAGATGCAGCGATACAGATGCAAAGCGAGTGCAAAAGCAGCACTGCATCTATTGATAAAAAGTGGTATTGCAGTGACGTTCCGCTTCCACAAGGGAGGGAAACGTTTCAAACCATAGCATCAACACTTCACCAAAAGTGAGGGTTTGGAGAGGACATCCCTTCGATGAAAGGGATTGGTGAGCCTCTCCGCGCCACTGCTATGATTTTACGGACACATAAAGTGACCGGGACAGACCGTCTCCAGCCCATCCAATAATAATTATACCCAACTTCCAAAGGAAAAGTCAAGTAAAATTATCCCATTCTTATTTAACACACACAATAGTAGCGTTGCTATTTTCCATCGTCTGTGCTATTATAAGAGTTGGCAATACCACTGCGCAAGTGGTCTGGTATTGCTGAGGGTCGCGAGGGAAATAGTTTCGCGGCTGGATCCCTCGTGATCCTCCTTAAATATAATACCAAATTTGTAGTCTACAAAGAATATAGACCTGCTATGTTAGTATTATATCAGTTTTCGCATATTAATACCACTTTTTTGTGATGCGTTCGCAGAATATGTTTAAAAAACATAATTCTTGATAAGTATAACAAATAATAAGTAATTTTTACAAGGAAATAGTTTTCAGGGGGAATGGTTATCAGTTATCGGTTATCGGTTATCAGTTAAAAGAGGGTTGGGACAATGCAAAAGGTCTCTTTACTGACGACTGAAAGATTTTTTCGCAGAAAAAATCGTACTGACAACTGACAACTACTTTATGGTCGTCAGTGAAGTTCGGTCGCTTTATCGA
It contains:
- a CDS encoding AAA family ATPase, whose amino-acid sequence is MKTLAVLSRKGGTGKTTLAIHLAVAAERAGHTTILIDLDPQASAAKWNDHRQGDTPFVVTAPASRLPEVLDRAKAGGATLAILDTAPHTETAALDAANAAQMALIPCKPALIDLQAITSTINVIRLANVPARIVFNAVPPRGDRAEQAREAVKPFDVPCAPCDVGDRVAFVDSYNAGLTAQEYEPRGKASREIRDLYTYISAEMGV
- a CDS encoding peroxide stress protein YaaA, whose translation is MTKALLIIGCSQRKVSTHPSQTLYAMYRYDGPTYRCLRKLYREGRFPDNLDVLIISARYGLLQWREPILNYEQKMTAARADELRPFVQERLKEIVTVQQYDQVFINLGKRYMRTLADFHWGNLISTMEASGGIGQKTQQMKVWLEQIYGR